The following are encoded in a window of Saccharothrix longispora genomic DNA:
- a CDS encoding amino acid adenylation domain-containing protein: protein MSAVIPEGRADEVFLFPASSGQRRLWLVDQLLPGSPVYNIGWRVGIDGPLDVDALRAALDALVARHEALRTRFAVDDGVPVQVVTAVAPVPLRLAEAPDVDAAVREEVGRPFSLHDGPLLRASLLNGDVLVLVLHHAIADGWSCAVLFDELAVLYAAEVGGAPAELPELPVQYPDYAVWQREQVDGGAFAAGAEHWRRALDGVPTVLTLPADHPRPAVPTGRGAELRAGVEIGDGSFARLLAVFQCVLHRVTGQADFLVATPVSARTLPEMEGLVGFVANTLPLRATFTPGTTFGEVVAAAEAATVAALAHQDLPFEQLVDLVAPQRTLAHSPLVQVMFAVEPVPAARVAGPVVFRPETVANGGAKFDLSLTVERDGDRWFARWQYDAELFDAASVEALHAVFAAAAHASPAEKVAELVLTDRDFGERAVDVPAGTAAGLVLAALAENPDGVAIAGVDGGCELTRGELDRAANRLAHVLLAAGAGPDRPVALCLDRGASVVTGILAAWKAGAGYLPLDPSWPAARLTAMAEGSDVPVLVTDGAAREVTGPLDGPWTEVDLDTADLAAQPDTAPDAVPQHPGGLAYVIHTSGSTGRPKGVRCTQGGLAALLRAMVELTGLGPDDRFASITTPAFDVSTVEMLAPLVTGATLVVVPADDVADGALLRERIAATRATVVQGGPASWRMVVAAGGVPGCVRLAISGGEAMTRDLADDLQRGGAVLIDGYGPTETTVYSAAGVVAHAPDPVRLGPAVRGTSLHVLDPLLRPVPPGVIGELHIGGAGVACGYHGLPGTTADRFRPDPFGDAPGGRLYASGDLVRRHANGKLEFLGRADRQLKVRGYRIEPGEVEAVLRAHPDVAQAVVVAWSAHAADVRLIAYVVTAGDVPDDELRRRLRPHLAAGLPEYMLPASVVVLPELPRTGTGKIDRDALPAPVWTTEDVERVDPRDDTELRMAEIWRDVLSMPADAPLGVHDNFFALGGHSLTATQMLARVRTALDADLPLATLFAAPTIAELCAGLARGTATRGPVPLLDQLDELSDAEIDRLLGTLDDGDLL, encoded by the coding sequence ATGAGCGCAGTGATACCGGAGGGTCGGGCGGACGAGGTCTTCCTGTTCCCCGCGTCGTCGGGGCAGCGCAGGCTGTGGCTGGTCGACCAGCTGCTGCCCGGCAGCCCCGTCTACAACATCGGCTGGCGGGTGGGGATCGACGGTCCGCTGGACGTCGACGCGCTGCGCGCCGCGCTGGACGCGCTGGTCGCGCGGCACGAGGCGCTGCGCACCCGGTTCGCGGTGGACGACGGCGTGCCCGTGCAGGTCGTGACGGCGGTGGCGCCCGTGCCGCTGCGCCTGGCCGAGGCGCCCGACGTGGACGCGGCGGTGCGCGAGGAGGTCGGCAGGCCGTTCTCGCTGCACGACGGGCCGCTGCTGCGGGCGAGCCTGCTCAACGGCGACGTGCTGGTGCTCGTGCTGCACCACGCGATCGCCGACGGCTGGTCGTGCGCGGTGCTCTTCGACGAGCTGGCGGTGCTGTACGCGGCCGAGGTGGGCGGTGCGCCCGCCGAGCTGCCCGAGCTGCCCGTGCAGTACCCGGACTACGCGGTGTGGCAGCGGGAGCAGGTCGACGGCGGCGCGTTCGCCGCCGGGGCCGAGCACTGGCGGCGCGCGCTGGACGGCGTGCCGACCGTGCTGACGCTGCCCGCCGACCACCCGCGACCGGCCGTCCCCACCGGCCGGGGCGCGGAGCTGCGGGCCGGGGTGGAGATCGGCGACGGGTCGTTCGCGCGGCTGCTCGCGGTCTTCCAGTGCGTGCTGCACCGGGTGACCGGCCAGGCGGACTTCCTGGTCGCCACGCCCGTCTCGGCCCGCACGCTCCCGGAGATGGAGGGGCTGGTCGGGTTCGTCGCGAACACCCTGCCGCTGCGCGCGACCTTCACGCCGGGCACGACGTTCGGCGAGGTCGTCGCGGCGGCCGAGGCGGCGACGGTGGCCGCGCTGGCGCACCAGGACCTGCCGTTCGAGCAGCTGGTGGACCTCGTCGCGCCGCAGCGCACCCTGGCTCACTCGCCGCTGGTGCAGGTGATGTTCGCGGTGGAGCCGGTGCCGGCCGCGCGGGTCGCGGGCCCCGTCGTGTTCCGGCCGGAGACCGTGGCCAACGGCGGCGCGAAGTTCGACCTGTCGCTGACCGTGGAGCGGGACGGCGACCGGTGGTTCGCGCGCTGGCAGTACGACGCCGAGCTGTTCGACGCCGCGTCGGTCGAGGCCCTGCACGCGGTGTTCGCCGCCGCCGCGCACGCCTCCCCCGCCGAGAAGGTGGCGGAGCTGGTGCTCACCGACCGGGACTTCGGCGAACGCGCGGTCGACGTGCCCGCCGGGACCGCCGCCGGCCTGGTGCTCGCCGCGCTCGCCGAGAACCCGGACGGCGTCGCGATCGCAGGTGTCGACGGCGGGTGCGAGCTGACCCGCGGCGAGCTGGACCGGGCCGCGAACCGGCTGGCGCACGTGCTGCTCGCCGCGGGCGCCGGCCCCGACCGGCCGGTGGCGCTGTGCCTCGACCGGGGCGCGTCGGTGGTGACCGGCATCCTGGCCGCCTGGAAGGCGGGCGCGGGCTACCTGCCGCTGGACCCGTCGTGGCCCGCCGCCCGGCTCACCGCCATGGCCGAGGGCTCGGACGTGCCGGTGCTGGTCACCGACGGCGCGGCCCGCGAGGTCACCGGGCCGCTCGACGGGCCGTGGACCGAGGTCGACCTGGACACCGCCGACCTGGCCGCGCAGCCCGACACCGCGCCGGACGCCGTGCCGCAGCACCCCGGCGGCCTGGCCTACGTCATCCACACCTCGGGTTCCACCGGCAGGCCCAAGGGCGTGCGGTGCACGCAGGGAGGCCTGGCCGCGCTGCTGCGCGCCATGGTGGAGCTGACCGGCCTCGGCCCGGACGACCGGTTCGCGTCCATCACCACGCCCGCGTTCGACGTGTCCACGGTGGAGATGCTCGCGCCGCTGGTGACGGGCGCGACGCTGGTCGTGGTGCCGGCCGACGACGTGGCCGACGGCGCGCTGCTGCGCGAGCGGATCGCGGCGACGCGGGCCACCGTCGTGCAGGGCGGTCCGGCGAGCTGGCGGATGGTCGTCGCGGCGGGCGGCGTGCCGGGGTGCGTGCGGCTGGCGATCAGCGGCGGCGAGGCGATGACCCGCGACCTCGCCGACGACCTCCAGCGCGGCGGCGCGGTGCTGATCGACGGCTACGGCCCCACCGAGACCACGGTGTACTCGGCCGCGGGCGTCGTGGCGCACGCGCCGGACCCGGTGCGGCTGGGCCCCGCCGTGCGCGGCACGTCGCTGCACGTGCTCGACCCGCTGCTGCGCCCGGTGCCGCCCGGTGTGATCGGCGAGCTGCACATCGGCGGCGCCGGTGTGGCCTGCGGCTACCACGGCCTGCCCGGGACGACCGCCGACCGGTTCCGGCCGGACCCGTTCGGCGACGCGCCCGGTGGCCGCCTGTACGCCTCCGGCGACCTGGTCCGGCGGCACGCGAACGGGAAGCTGGAGTTCCTGGGCCGCGCCGACCGGCAGCTCAAGGTGCGCGGCTACCGCATCGAGCCCGGCGAGGTCGAGGCCGTGCTGCGCGCCCACCCGGACGTGGCGCAGGCCGTCGTCGTGGCGTGGTCCGCGCACGCGGCCGACGTGCGGCTGATCGCCTACGTCGTGACCGCCGGGGACGTCCCGGACGACGAGCTGCGCCGCCGGCTGCGACCGCACCTGGCGGCGGGCCTGCCGGAGTACATGCTGCCGGCGTCGGTCGTCGTGCTGCCGGAACTGCCGCGCACCGGCACCGGCAAGATCGACCGGGACGCGCTGCCCGCCCCGGTGTGGACGACCGAGGACGTCGAGCGCGTCGACCCGCGCGACGACACCGAGCTGCGCATGGCCGAGATCTGGCGGGACGTGCTGTCCATGCCGGCCGACGCGCCGCTCGGCGTGCAC